One genomic region from Peromyscus eremicus chromosome 20, PerEre_H2_v1, whole genome shotgun sequence encodes:
- the Ppp1r1a gene encoding protein phosphatase 1 regulatory subunit 1A, whose product MEPDNSPRKIQFTVPLLEPHLDPEAAEQIRRRRPTPATLVLTSDQSSPEIDEDRIPNPLLKSTLSMSPRQRKKMTRTTPTMKELQTMVEHHLGQQKQGEEPEGATESTGNQESCPPGISDTGSASRLVTPGIAQKPAESTPKIQEQCGVQPSTEDTSAHMSPLDSQGASLV is encoded by the exons ATGGAGCCGGATAACAGCCCACGGAAGATCCAGTTCACAGTTCCGCTGCTGGAGCCGCACCTGGACCCCGAGGCGGCCGAACAG ATTCGGAGGCGCCGCCCCACCCCTGCCACACTTGTGCTGACCAGTGACCAGTCATCCCCAG AGATAGATGAAGATCGGATCCCCAACCCACTTCTCAAG TCCACTTTGTCAATGTCTCCACGGCAACGGAAGAAGATGACAAGGACCACACCCACCATGAAAG AGCTCCAGACGATGGTTGAACATCACCTAGGGCAACAGAAGCAAGGAGAGGAACCTGAGGGAGCCACTGAGAGCACAGGGAACCAGGAGTCCTGCCCACCTGGGATCTCAGACACAGGCTCAGCGTCAAGGCTGGTTACCCCTGGGATAGCACAAA AACCTGCAGAATCCACCCCCAAGATTCAAGAGCAATGTGGTGTGCAGCCCAGCACAGAGGACACCTCAGCCCACATGTCACCACTGGATTCCC